In a single window of the Streptomyces sp. NBC_00353 genome:
- a CDS encoding bifunctional aldolase/short-chain dehydrogenase produces the protein MTDAPHERVAELLARSHRLGADARNTNYAGGNTSAKGTATDPVTGGDIELMWVKGSGGDLGTLRADGLAALRLDRLRALTGVYPGVDREDEMVAAFDYCLHGKGGAAPSIDTAMHGLVEAAHVDHLHPDSGIALACAADGEALTKECFGNQVVWVPWRRPGFQLGLDIAAVMAARPEAIGCVLGGHGITAWGASSEECESNSLHIIRTAEAYLAERGRAEPFGSVLDGYGAPAEAERRARAAALAPVVRGLASTDRPQVGHFTDSDVVLDFLARAEHPRLAALGTSCPDHFLRTKVRPLVLDLPAGVPLDEAVARLKELHAAYREDYRAYYERHADADSPAMRGADPAIVLVPGVGMFSFGKDKQTARVAGEFYVNAINVMRGAEAVSSYAPIEESEKFRIEYWELEEAKLRRMPPPEPLATRVALVTGAGSGIGKAIAHRLVAEGACVVVADLDADSAAAVAEELGGPDKAVAVTVDVTSEEQIAAAFAAASLAFGGVDLVVNNAGISISKPLLETTAKDWDLQHDIMARGSFLVSREAARVMTAQGIGGDIVYIASKNGVFAGPNNIAYGATKADQAHQVRLLAAELGEHGIRVNGINPDGVVRGSGIFAGGWGAKRAAVYGVEEEKLGEFYAQRTLLKREVLPEHVANAVFALTGGDLSHTTGLHVPVDAGVAAAFLR, from the coding sequence ATGACAGACGCACCTCACGAGCGCGTGGCGGAGCTGCTCGCTCGATCCCACCGACTCGGTGCGGATGCCCGCAACACCAACTACGCGGGCGGCAACACCTCCGCGAAGGGCACCGCCACCGATCCCGTGACCGGCGGCGACATCGAGCTGATGTGGGTCAAAGGTTCGGGCGGCGACCTGGGCACGCTCAGGGCCGACGGGCTCGCCGCGCTGCGGCTGGACCGGCTGCGCGCGCTGACCGGGGTGTACCCGGGTGTGGACCGCGAGGACGAGATGGTCGCGGCCTTCGACTACTGCCTGCATGGCAAGGGGGGCGCCGCGCCGTCCATCGACACCGCGATGCACGGCCTCGTCGAGGCCGCCCACGTCGACCATCTCCACCCCGACTCCGGTATCGCGCTCGCCTGCGCCGCGGACGGCGAGGCGCTGACCAAGGAGTGCTTCGGCAACCAGGTCGTGTGGGTGCCGTGGCGCCGCCCCGGCTTCCAGCTCGGCCTGGACATCGCGGCCGTCATGGCCGCCCGCCCCGAGGCCATCGGCTGCGTACTCGGCGGCCACGGCATCACCGCCTGGGGCGCGTCCTCCGAGGAGTGCGAGAGCAACTCCCTGCACATCATCCGCACCGCGGAGGCGTACCTCGCCGAGCGCGGCAGGGCAGAACCCTTCGGGTCGGTACTCGACGGGTACGGGGCGCCGGCCGAAGCCGAGCGCCGGGCCCGCGCCGCCGCGCTCGCCCCCGTCGTCCGTGGTCTGGCCTCCACCGACCGCCCGCAGGTGGGCCACTTCACCGACTCCGATGTCGTACTGGACTTCCTGGCGCGCGCCGAGCACCCGCGGCTCGCCGCGCTCGGTACCTCCTGCCCCGACCACTTCCTGCGGACGAAGGTCCGTCCACTGGTCCTCGACCTGCCGGCCGGCGTCCCGCTGGATGAGGCGGTCGCGCGGCTGAAGGAGCTGCACGCCGCCTATCGCGAGGACTACCGCGCGTACTACGAGCGGCACGCCGACGCCGACTCCCCCGCCATGCGCGGCGCGGACCCGGCCATCGTCCTCGTCCCGGGCGTCGGCATGTTCAGTTTCGGCAAGGACAAGCAGACCGCGCGTGTGGCGGGCGAGTTCTACGTCAATGCGATCAACGTGATGCGCGGGGCCGAGGCCGTCTCCTCGTACGCGCCCATCGAGGAGTCCGAGAAGTTCCGCATCGAGTACTGGGAGCTGGAGGAGGCCAAGCTCCGCCGGATGCCGCCGCCCGAGCCGCTGGCGACCCGGGTCGCGCTGGTGACGGGGGCCGGGTCCGGCATCGGCAAGGCCATCGCGCACCGGCTGGTCGCCGAGGGCGCGTGCGTCGTGGTCGCCGACCTCGACGCGGACAGCGCTGCTGCGGTGGCCGAGGAGCTGGGCGGGCCCGACAAGGCGGTCGCGGTGACCGTGGACGTCACTTCCGAGGAGCAGATCGCCGCCGCCTTCGCCGCCGCGTCGCTCGCCTTCGGCGGCGTCGACCTGGTGGTCAACAACGCGGGGATCTCCATCTCCAAGCCGCTGCTGGAGACCACGGCGAAGGACTGGGACCTCCAGCACGACATCATGGCCCGCGGGTCCTTCCTCGTCTCCCGCGAGGCGGCGCGGGTGATGACCGCGCAGGGCATCGGCGGCGACATCGTCTACATCGCCTCCAAGAACGGCGTGTTCGCGGGCCCGAACAACATCGCGTACGGAGCGACCAAGGCCGACCAGGCCCACCAGGTCCGGCTGCTGGCCGCCGAGCTGGGCGAGCACGGCATCCGGGTCAACGGCATCAACCCCGACGGGGTGGTGCGCGGTTCCGGCATCTTCGCCGGCGGCTGGGGGGCGAAGCGGGCGGCCGTGTACGGCGTGGAGGAGGAGAAGCTGGGCGAGTTCTACGCCCAGCGGACCCTGCTGAAGAGGGAGGTGCTTCCTGAGCATGTCGCCAACGCCGTGTTCGCCCTGACCGGCGGGGACCTGAGTCATACGACGGGGCTCCATGTGCCGGTCGACGCGGGGGTCGCGGCGGCGTTCCTGCGGTAG
- the rhaI gene encoding L-rhamnose isomerase, with protein sequence MTAVSAVKAALKTQAIETPSWAYGNSGTRFKVFAQPGVPRTPREKLDDAARVHQHTGVAPTVALHIPWDKVEGSDGYADLAKYAQGLGLRLGAINSNVFQDDDYKLGSVTNPDPAVRRKALGHLLECVDIMDATGSRDLKLWFSDGTNYPGQDDIRARQDRLAEALAAVYERLGEHQRMLLEYKLFEPAFYATDVPDWGTAYAHCLKLGPKAQVVVDTGHHAPGTNIEFIVALLLREGRLGAFDFNSRFYADDDLMVGAADPFQLFRIMYEVIRGGGFTPDVAFMLDQCHNIEAKIPAIIRSVMNVQEATAKALLVDGEALGAAQRSGDVLAANAVLMDAYNTDVRPLLAEVREELELDPDPIAAYRRSGWAEKIVAERVGGTQAGWGA encoded by the coding sequence ATGACTGCCGTATCCGCTGTGAAGGCGGCCCTCAAGACCCAGGCCATCGAGACGCCGTCATGGGCGTACGGCAATTCCGGCACGCGCTTCAAGGTGTTCGCGCAGCCCGGGGTGCCGCGCACCCCGCGGGAGAAGCTGGACGACGCGGCGCGCGTCCACCAGCACACCGGCGTCGCCCCGACCGTCGCCCTGCACATCCCCTGGGACAAGGTCGAGGGCTCCGATGGTTACGCGGACCTCGCCAAGTACGCGCAGGGGCTCGGACTTCGGCTCGGCGCGATCAACTCCAACGTCTTCCAGGACGACGACTACAAGCTGGGCTCGGTCACCAACCCCGACCCGGCCGTCCGCCGCAAGGCCCTGGGGCACCTGCTGGAGTGCGTCGACATCATGGATGCGACCGGCTCGCGCGACCTCAAACTGTGGTTCTCGGACGGCACCAACTACCCCGGCCAGGACGACATCCGGGCCCGTCAGGACCGGCTGGCCGAGGCCCTGGCCGCGGTGTACGAGCGGCTGGGCGAGCACCAGCGGATGCTGCTGGAGTACAAGCTCTTCGAGCCCGCCTTCTACGCGACCGACGTCCCCGACTGGGGCACCGCGTACGCGCACTGCCTGAAGCTCGGCCCCAAGGCGCAGGTCGTGGTGGACACCGGCCACCACGCGCCCGGCACCAACATCGAGTTCATCGTCGCGCTGCTGCTGCGCGAGGGGAGGCTCGGCGCGTTCGACTTCAACTCCCGCTTCTACGCGGACGACGACCTGATGGTCGGCGCGGCCGACCCCTTCCAGCTGTTCCGCATCATGTACGAGGTGATCCGCGGCGGCGGCTTCACACCCGACGTGGCCTTCATGCTCGACCAGTGCCACAACATCGAGGCGAAGATCCCGGCCATCATCCGCTCCGTGATGAACGTCCAGGAGGCGACGGCGAAGGCGCTGCTCGTGGACGGTGAGGCGCTCGGCGCTGCGCAGCGCTCCGGGGACGTGCTGGCGGCGAACGCCGTCCTGATGGACGCGTACAACACGGATGTCCGGCCACTGCTGGCCGAGGTGCGCGAGGAGCTGGAACTCGACCCGGACCCGATCGCGGCGTACCGACGTTCCGGCTGGGCGGAGAAGATCGTCGCCGAGCGGGTCGGCGGCACCCAGGCGGGCTGGGGGGCGTAG
- a CDS encoding rhamnulokinase produces the protein MAPTDPRPFAAVDLGASSGRVMVGRVGAGTLDLTEVHRFPNTPVRVGSTLHWDILALYRGVLEGLRAAGRFAGGPPASVGIDSWAVDYGLLDADGALIGNPVHYRDGRTESATAKVAGALPPTALYAATGLQYLPFNTVYQLVAAQGTPALGAARRLLMIPDLVSYWLTGEVGTELTNASTTQLIDPRTRDWARPVADTLGIDLSLFAPLRRPGDRAGQLLPEVLAETGLEGPVPVTAVGSHDTASAVAGVPARGDRFAYIATGTWSLAGLELDAPVLTEDSRRANFTNELGVDGTVRYLRNIMGLWLLQECLRAWESQGRTYELGELLRRAAESAPLRSVVDAGDPEFIAPGRMPERIAEACRRTGQPAPRDAAETTRCVLDSLALAHRRALMDAQRLSGRTVEAVHIVGGGAHNELLCQLTADACGLPVVAGPAEAAALGNVLVQARTAGAVAGGLSDLRQLLCETQDLRRHAPTGDRRTWERAEARITDGRQAHRQSAADKDEQPRG, from the coding sequence GTGGCACCGACCGATCCCCGCCCCTTCGCCGCCGTCGACCTGGGCGCGTCCAGCGGCCGCGTCATGGTGGGCCGGGTGGGAGCCGGAACGCTCGACCTGACGGAAGTGCACCGCTTCCCCAACACTCCCGTACGGGTCGGCTCCACCCTGCACTGGGACATCCTCGCCCTGTACCGCGGCGTGCTCGAAGGTCTGCGGGCCGCAGGCCGGTTCGCGGGCGGCCCCCCGGCGAGCGTGGGTATCGATTCCTGGGCCGTGGACTACGGCCTCCTCGACGCGGACGGCGCGCTCATCGGCAACCCCGTGCACTACCGGGACGGCCGTACGGAGAGCGCCACCGCGAAGGTCGCCGGGGCGCTGCCGCCCACCGCTCTGTACGCGGCCACCGGGCTGCAGTACCTCCCCTTCAACACCGTCTATCAACTGGTCGCCGCCCAGGGCACACCCGCGCTGGGCGCGGCCCGCAGGCTGCTGATGATCCCGGACCTCGTCTCGTACTGGCTGACGGGAGAGGTCGGCACCGAGCTGACCAACGCCTCCACCACCCAGCTGATCGACCCGCGCACCCGCGACTGGGCCCGGCCCGTCGCCGACACCCTCGGGATCGACCTCTCACTCTTCGCGCCCCTGCGCCGGCCCGGCGACCGGGCAGGGCAGTTGCTGCCCGAGGTGCTGGCCGAGACGGGGCTCGAGGGGCCCGTGCCCGTGACCGCCGTCGGGTCGCACGACACCGCGTCCGCCGTGGCGGGGGTGCCCGCGCGCGGCGACCGCTTCGCGTACATCGCCACCGGCACGTGGTCGCTGGCCGGGCTCGAACTGGATGCGCCCGTCCTCACCGAGGACAGCCGCCGCGCCAACTTCACCAACGAGCTGGGCGTGGACGGCACCGTCCGCTACCTGCGCAACATCATGGGCCTGTGGCTGCTCCAGGAGTGCCTGCGGGCCTGGGAGTCGCAGGGCCGGACGTACGAGCTGGGCGAACTGCTGCGCCGCGCCGCCGAGTCCGCTCCCCTTCGCTCCGTCGTGGACGCGGGCGATCCGGAGTTCATCGCGCCGGGCCGGATGCCGGAGCGGATCGCCGAGGCCTGCCGCCGCACCGGCCAGCCTGCGCCGCGCGACGCGGCCGAGACCACCCGCTGCGTGCTGGACTCCCTGGCCCTGGCCCACCGCCGCGCGCTCATGGACGCCCAGCGGCTTTCCGGCCGTACGGTCGAGGCCGTGCACATCGTCGGCGGCGGCGCCCACAACGAGCTGCTGTGCCAGCTGACGGCGGATGCCTGCGGGCTCCCCGTGGTGGCCGGCCCGGCCGAGGCCGCGGCGCTCGGCAACGTCCTGGTGCAGGCCCGTACGGCGGGCGCGGTGGCCGGTGGCCTGTCCGACCTGCGCCAACTGCTGTGCGAAACGCAGGACCTGCGGCGCCATGCACCCACGGGTGATCGCAGAACCTGGGAGCGGGCCGAGGCCCGCATCACGGACGGCCGGCAGGCCCACCGTCAGAGCGCGGCCGACAAGGACGAACAGCCACGCGGCTAG
- a CDS encoding cytochrome P450 — translation MTQAPLLRQITDYANRADPYPLYAELRKTPVLQEEDGGPFVISTYWDIQSLLHDPRISSDASNLTAQRDELTEQEEETALPPSFLRLDPPEHDRLRRMTNRPFGPPHSPRRVHDMRGELAGIVSGLIAGFGDTDRIDVVDQFSYPFPVTVICRLLGVPREDEARFHSWADTIAAGLDPVPGDDPTERNRVTHEARMQLGMYLAGLVEERRKTPGDDMLSELATSHGPDGPMTTMEVLSTAALLLIAGHETTVNLITNGMLTLLRHPEVLQRLRDDPRLAVNIVEELLRYEPPVQLVPQRTCIADIEVRGVTIPKGSSIWLVLAAGNRDPERFKDPERFDPDRQDIQHLGFGSGIHSCFGAPLARLEAQLALTELARRLDNPRLVEDPPPYRQNAVLRGPRHLNITFDGLRPQ, via the coding sequence ATGACGCAAGCCCCGCTCCTGCGCCAGATCACCGATTACGCCAACCGTGCCGACCCGTATCCGCTGTACGCGGAACTCCGCAAGACCCCGGTGTTGCAGGAAGAGGACGGCGGCCCGTTCGTCATCAGCACGTACTGGGACATCCAGAGCCTGCTCCACGACCCGCGGATCAGTTCCGATGCCTCCAATCTCACCGCGCAACGCGACGAGTTGACCGAGCAGGAGGAGGAGACGGCTCTGCCGCCCAGCTTCCTGCGGCTCGACCCCCCGGAGCACGACCGGCTGCGTCGGATGACCAACCGCCCGTTCGGCCCGCCGCACAGCCCCCGACGTGTCCACGACATGCGTGGCGAGCTCGCCGGGATCGTCTCCGGCCTGATCGCCGGCTTCGGGGACACGGACCGGATCGATGTGGTCGACCAGTTCTCGTACCCCTTTCCCGTGACCGTGATCTGCCGGCTGCTGGGGGTGCCGCGGGAGGACGAGGCGCGCTTCCACTCGTGGGCGGACACGATCGCCGCCGGCCTGGACCCGGTGCCGGGCGACGACCCCACCGAGCGGAACCGCGTCACGCACGAGGCCAGGATGCAGCTGGGCATGTATCTGGCCGGGCTGGTCGAGGAGCGCCGCAAGACACCCGGTGACGACATGCTCTCCGAGCTGGCGACCAGTCATGGACCGGACGGCCCGATGACGACGATGGAGGTGCTCAGCACCGCTGCCCTGCTGCTGATCGCCGGCCACGAGACGACGGTCAACCTGATCACCAACGGGATGCTCACCCTGCTGCGCCACCCGGAGGTCCTGCAGCGGCTCCGGGACGACCCGCGCCTCGCCGTCAACATTGTCGAGGAACTGCTGCGTTACGAGCCGCCGGTGCAGTTGGTGCCGCAGCGCACGTGCATCGCGGACATCGAGGTCCGTGGGGTGACCATCCCCAAGGGCTCGTCGATCTGGCTCGTCCTGGCAGCCGGAAACCGGGACCCGGAGCGCTTCAAGGACCCCGAGCGGTTCGACCCGGACCGCCAGGACATCCAGCACCTCGGCTTCGGCAGTGGCATCCACAGTTGCTTCGGCGCACCGCTCGCCCGGCTGGAGGCGCAGCTCGCCCTGACCGAGCTGGCCCGCAGGCTCGACAACCCCCGTCTGGTGGAGGACCCGCCCCCCTACCGGCAGAACGCGGTCCTGCGCGGCCCCCGCCATCTGAACATCACGTTCGACGGCCTGCGCCCCCAGTAG
- a CDS encoding NAD(P)/FAD-dependent oxidoreductase yields the protein MAADAFLTWLRREGRIVIVGASLAGLRAAETLRDEGFEGSLTMIGDEPYEPYDRPPLSKSVLLGKASPAHTELPRRRPVDAKWRLGVAATGLDMAAKRVLLADGDEVEYDRLLIATGVRARPWPRQAEAELDGVFVLRTRDDAAGLQRRLMASPRRVFVIGAGFTGSEIASACRARDLPVTVAERADAPLVGALGGVVGAVAAELHRENGVDLRTGVMVTGLEGDSVGRVRAAHLSDGSTVETDVVVVSLGATRNTEWLAGSGLGAGPRGIACDAGCRAFDFRGIVTDDVFVAGDVARSPHPLFGYQFLSLEHWGNAVTQAEVAAHNMISSSTDRRPHMWVPAFWSSQFGVNIKSVGVPSMGEEILITQGSLAERRFTGAYGYQGRVIGAVTFDNSRWLQFYQGLIETAAPFPPAFLTVDRRPEGRQPVPADFPDPSLPTHGPTVTLSGYSPADRRLVFKPAHP from the coding sequence ATGGCCGCTGACGCATTCTTGACGTGGCTCAGGCGCGAGGGCCGGATCGTGATCGTGGGCGCCTCGCTGGCCGGCCTGCGGGCGGCCGAGACGCTCCGCGACGAGGGCTTCGAGGGCTCCCTCACCATGATCGGTGACGAGCCGTACGAGCCGTACGACCGGCCGCCGCTCTCCAAGTCGGTGCTGCTGGGCAAGGCGTCGCCGGCCCATACCGAGCTGCCCCGGCGCCGACCGGTGGATGCGAAGTGGCGGCTCGGTGTGGCGGCGACCGGGCTGGACATGGCGGCCAAGCGGGTGCTGCTGGCCGACGGCGACGAGGTGGAGTACGACCGGCTGCTCATCGCGACCGGTGTACGGGCCAGGCCGTGGCCGCGCCAGGCGGAGGCCGAGCTGGACGGCGTCTTCGTCCTGCGGACGCGCGACGACGCGGCCGGGCTGCAGCGGCGGCTGATGGCCTCGCCCCGCAGGGTGTTCGTGATCGGCGCCGGCTTCACCGGCTCGGAGATCGCGTCCGCCTGCCGCGCGCGTGATCTCCCGGTCACCGTGGCGGAGCGCGCCGACGCGCCCCTGGTGGGTGCGCTGGGAGGGGTGGTCGGTGCGGTGGCCGCGGAGCTGCACCGCGAGAACGGGGTGGACCTGCGCACCGGCGTCATGGTCACCGGCCTCGAGGGCGACTCGGTGGGGCGGGTGCGCGCCGCTCATCTGTCCGACGGCAGCACCGTCGAGACGGACGTGGTGGTCGTCTCGCTCGGTGCGACCCGCAACACCGAATGGCTGGCCGGATCCGGGCTCGGCGCGGGACCCCGCGGGATCGCCTGCGACGCGGGATGCCGGGCCTTCGACTTCCGGGGCATCGTGACCGACGACGTCTTCGTCGCCGGTGATGTGGCGCGGTCCCCACATCCGCTCTTCGGCTACCAGTTCCTCTCCCTCGAACACTGGGGCAACGCCGTCACACAGGCCGAGGTGGCGGCGCACAACATGATCAGCTCCAGCACGGACCGCCGCCCGCACATGTGGGTACCGGCCTTCTGGTCGTCCCAGTTCGGGGTGAACATCAAGTCGGTCGGCGTCCCGTCCATGGGCGAGGAGATCCTCATTACGCAGGGGTCGCTCGCCGAGCGCCGCTTCACCGGTGCGTACGGCTATCAGGGCCGCGTCATCGGTGCGGTCACCTTCGACAATTCACGGTGGCTGCAGTTCTACCAGGGGCTGATCGAGACGGCCGCGCCGTTCCCGCCGGCGTTCCTGACCGTGGACCGCCGTCCCGAGGGCAGGCAGCCTGTCCCGGCCGACTTCCCGGACCCCTCGCTGCCCACCCACGGGCCGACCGTCACCCTCAGCGGATACTCGCCGGCCGACCGACGGCTGGTCTTCAAGCCGGCCCACCCCTGA
- a CDS encoding ferredoxin, translating into MRLVVDLNKCQGYAQCAFLAPDVFAMHGEEALTYNPRVDEEQRENVARAVAACPVQAILADALDAPGEMAAAPGEEESHGR; encoded by the coding sequence ATGAGGCTTGTCGTCGATCTCAATAAATGTCAGGGATATGCGCAATGCGCGTTCCTCGCGCCCGATGTCTTCGCCATGCACGGCGAAGAGGCGCTCACCTACAACCCACGGGTCGACGAGGAGCAGCGCGAGAACGTGGCGCGCGCCGTCGCGGCGTGCCCCGTCCAGGCCATTCTGGCCGACGCGCTGGACGCACCGGGAGAGATGGCGGCCGCGCCGGGCGAGGAGGAGTCCCATGGCCGCTGA
- a CDS encoding SDR family oxidoreductase → MTSSPALHGRAALVTGASRGIGLAAAQALGEAGAMVCITARDPAGVEVAVERLAATGVTAVGCAGSVADPVHLAACTDLAVREFGRLDILVNNAGTNTPFGPLMEAEPEVWRDAFAVNVEAPLRLIQLAWRAWMREHGGAVVNICTEGTHGVGPQVGAYGTSKAALLHLTRQLAGELAPGVRVNAVSPGLVRTEMARFVWERDEERIARSLPLARIGEPEDVARAVLWLVSDEADWVTGTDLLVDGGTRVRAAGRAGSGVPTDAVRDVLARTNPRSSTWPPTPAGPDAEW, encoded by the coding sequence ATGACGTCATCACCGGCACTCCACGGAAGGGCGGCCCTGGTCACCGGCGCCTCCCGGGGAATCGGCCTCGCCGCGGCGCAGGCCCTGGGCGAGGCGGGAGCGATGGTCTGCATCACCGCACGCGACCCCGCGGGAGTGGAGGTGGCCGTGGAACGGCTCGCGGCCACCGGCGTCACGGCGGTCGGCTGCGCCGGTTCGGTCGCGGATCCCGTGCACCTGGCGGCGTGTACGGATCTCGCTGTGCGGGAGTTCGGCCGGCTCGACATCCTCGTCAACAACGCAGGGACCAATACCCCGTTCGGCCCGTTGATGGAGGCCGAGCCCGAGGTCTGGCGCGATGCCTTTGCCGTGAACGTGGAGGCGCCGCTGCGCCTCATCCAGCTCGCCTGGCGGGCATGGATGCGCGAACACGGCGGCGCAGTCGTCAACATCTGCACCGAGGGCACACACGGCGTGGGGCCGCAGGTCGGCGCATACGGCACGAGCAAGGCGGCCCTGCTGCACCTGACCCGCCAGCTCGCCGGTGAGCTGGCGCCCGGCGTACGGGTGAACGCCGTCTCGCCGGGGCTGGTGCGCACCGAGATGGCGCGATTCGTGTGGGAGCGGGACGAGGAGAGGATCGCCCGGAGCCTGCCGCTGGCCCGGATCGGCGAGCCGGAGGACGTGGCGCGTGCGGTGCTGTGGCTGGTCTCCGACGAGGCGGACTGGGTCACCGGCACGGACCTGCTCGTCGACGGCGGAACGAGGGTGCGAGCGGCCGGCCGGGCCGGCTCCGGCGTGCCCACGGACGCCGTACGCGACGTTCTGGCGCGTACGAACCCGCGGAGCAGCACGTGGCCGCCGACACCGGCCGGCCCGGATGCGGAGTGGTGA
- a CDS encoding zf-HC2 domain-containing protein, translating to MFTSPQECRTIRELLAGYALNALAPEEAARVSAHLTTCPACRDEHDCLAAVSAHLPLLRDALARDIGRRQQRYVPAPAESCDTSRQLLRRRRPARAILGTPLTLTQLLSRMRASGEPVERAGRNAPSPRATADGAEGRATPQSLRPVVTPWPAASG from the coding sequence ATGTTCACCTCGCCCCAGGAATGCCGCACCATCCGTGAGCTGCTCGCCGGATACGCACTCAACGCCCTCGCGCCCGAGGAAGCCGCTCGGGTCAGCGCCCACCTGACCACCTGCCCCGCTTGCCGGGACGAGCACGACTGCCTCGCAGCGGTATCCGCACACCTGCCCCTGCTCCGCGACGCTCTGGCCCGGGACATCGGGCGACGGCAGCAGAGGTACGTGCCCGCCCCGGCCGAGAGCTGCGACACCTCACGCCAGCTGCTCCGCCGGCGTCGTCCGGCCCGCGCGATACTGGGCACGCCGCTCACGCTCACCCAGTTGCTGAGCAGGATGCGGGCGTCAGGCGAGCCGGTCGAGCGAGCAGGCAGAAACGCCCCCAGCCCCCGGGCAACGGCAGACGGGGCGGAAGGGCGGGCCACGCCCCAGTCTCTCCGCCCGGTGGTCACACCGTGGCCGGCCGCGTCCGGCTGA
- a CDS encoding ABC transporter permease, with translation MTTILTRPLGATARPGKVTLLRVLRSEWIKLRTVRSTSITLLTAVAAMVGLGMLVTHLRAGDLSARELAHFNGAEVSLSMYRPAQLAVGVLGVLMFTGEYSTGMIRATLTAVPRRLPMLAAKTAVFTGAVLILMTAASFAAFFGGQAVLSSAHAHLSTQLSDPGVTRVVFGTALYLTVVGLFGVALGAIIRSSGGAIAALVGILLILPGLGALLPADWAQHVNPYLPSNAGQAMLSVVPDPAMAPWTGLSLFAGYAAALLGIAAWLLKRRDA, from the coding sequence ATGACCACGATCCTCACGCGCCCGCTCGGCGCGACAGCGCGCCCCGGCAAGGTGACCCTGCTCCGGGTCCTCAGGTCCGAATGGATCAAGCTGCGCACCGTGCGCTCCACGTCGATCACCTTGCTGACCGCCGTGGCCGCGATGGTCGGGCTGGGCATGCTGGTCACTCACCTGCGGGCAGGCGACCTCAGCGCGCGGGAACTGGCGCACTTCAACGGAGCCGAGGTCAGCCTGAGCATGTACCGGCCCGCGCAGTTGGCCGTCGGTGTCCTCGGCGTCCTGATGTTCACGGGCGAGTACTCCACCGGAATGATCCGCGCCACCCTCACGGCCGTCCCCAGGCGGCTGCCCATGCTGGCGGCCAAGACAGCCGTCTTCACCGGCGCCGTCCTCATCCTGATGACCGCGGCCTCTTTCGCAGCGTTCTTCGGTGGCCAGGCCGTCCTGTCCTCCGCCCACGCTCACCTGTCCACGCAGCTCTCCGACCCCGGCGTCACCCGTGTGGTCTTCGGTACCGCCCTCTACCTCACCGTCGTCGGACTGTTCGGCGTCGCCCTGGGCGCCATCATCCGCAGCTCTGGGGGAGCCATTGCCGCACTGGTGGGCATCCTGCTCATCCTGCCCGGACTGGGAGCCCTGCTTCCGGCCGACTGGGCTCAGCACGTCAACCCCTACCTGCCCAGCAATGCCGGGCAAGCCATGCTCTCCGTCGTCCCCGATCCCGCGATGGCCCCCTGGACAGGTCTGTCGCTGTTCGCCGGATACGCAGCCGCCCTCCTGGGCATCGCCGCCTGGCTCCTCAAGCGACGAGACGCCTGA